One window from the genome of bacterium encodes:
- the gatA gene encoding Asp-tRNA(Asn)/Glu-tRNA(Gln) amidotransferase subunit GatA, with protein sequence MTKPNELSITEAARALRAGEFSVRELWDACALAARERNPELNAYLELFEADEEAIASAQKRIDEEGDGAPMLCGIPLAIKDNIMIEGRVASAASKMLENHRAAYDATVIKKLKEAGALFVGRTNLDEFAMGSSTESSAFGPSRNPYDTSRVPGGSSGGSASAVAAHMALGALGTDTGGSIRQPAAHTGLVGLKPTYGAVSRSGLIALGSSLDQAGPLAKTVADAKAIFDAIRGADPLDATSVPNGLYAPRALSQTLRIGVPRHLLESGIDEDVKASFEAALAVLQKAGHQIVDVSLPTSSYALPVYYVIMPAEASTNLARYDGIRYGLAKRGETLLSDYIESRSKGFGPETRRRILLGTFVLSSGYIDAYYRKAHAARTLLTSEYGAAFEACDVIAFPTTPSPAFKFGEKSDPVSMYLEDIFTVTANLTGMPAISVPMGTVERDGKALPVGIQFTAPKGGEDSLFTIGAAVTT encoded by the coding sequence ATGACTAAGCCGAACGAACTTTCGATAACGGAAGCCGCGCGCGCTTTGCGCGCCGGGGAATTCTCCGTGCGCGAACTCTGGGATGCGTGCGCCTTAGCCGCGCGCGAAAGGAACCCGGAGCTCAATGCCTATCTCGAATTGTTTGAAGCGGACGAGGAAGCGATAGCGTCCGCGCAAAAGCGCATCGACGAAGAAGGGGATGGGGCGCCCATGCTCTGCGGCATTCCGCTTGCGATCAAAGACAACATCATGATCGAGGGCAGGGTCGCGAGCGCCGCCTCGAAGATGCTTGAGAATCACCGGGCGGCGTATGACGCGACTGTTATCAAAAAGCTTAAGGAGGCGGGCGCGCTCTTCGTCGGCCGCACGAACCTCGATGAATTCGCGATGGGAAGCTCGACCGAGAGTTCCGCATTCGGCCCTTCAAGAAATCCCTATGACACCTCGAGAGTTCCCGGCGGTTCTTCCGGCGGCTCGGCGAGCGCAGTCGCCGCGCATATGGCGCTCGGCGCGCTTGGGACCGACACTGGCGGATCCATCCGGCAACCCGCGGCGCACACGGGCCTTGTCGGCCTCAAGCCGACTTACGGTGCCGTTTCCCGTTCCGGCCTCATCGCGCTCGGCAGCAGCCTCGACCAGGCCGGGCCTCTTGCGAAAACCGTTGCCGACGCGAAAGCGATCTTTGACGCGATTCGCGGCGCGGATCCGCTTGATGCGACCAGTGTCCCGAACGGACTGTATGCGCCGCGAGCGCTTAGCCAAACGCTTCGCATCGGCGTGCCGCGCCATCTGCTTGAATCGGGCATCGACGAAGACGTAAAGGCTTCTTTTGAGGCCGCCCTTGCCGTTCTCCAGAAAGCCGGGCATCAAATCGTCGACGTGTCGCTTCCGACGAGCTCCTATGCGCTTCCCGTGTATTACGTCATCATGCCAGCTGAGGCGTCGACCAATCTCGCCCGCTACGACGGCATACGGTACGGTCTTGCGAAACGCGGCGAGACGCTGCTTTCGGACTATATCGAAAGCCGGTCAAAAGGGTTCGGTCCCGAAACGCGCCGCCGCATTCTTCTTGGCACCTTCGTACTTTCTTCCGGTTATATCGACGCGTATTACCGCAAGGCGCATGCGGCACGCACGCTTCTGACTTCCGAATACGGCGCGGCGTTCGAGGCGTGCGATGTGATCGCGTTTCCGACGACGCCATCCCCGGCATTCAAATTCGGCGAGAAGAGCGATCCGGTTTCCATGTACCTTGAAGATATCTTTACGGTCACGGCGAACCTTACAGGCATGCCGGCAATTTCCGTCCCTATGGGGACCGTGGAGCGGGATGGAAAGGCCCTTCCGGTCGGCATCCAGTTCACCGCACCCAAGGGCGGGGAAGACTCCTTGTTTACAATCGGCGCGGCTGTGACCACATAG
- a CDS encoding Asp-tRNA(Asn)/Glu-tRNA(Gln) amidotransferase subunit GatC produces MATKEDVQKLASLARIRVVEEELQKFTEEFDSILAYVGKLEELAIDTKGAQGLPALRNVFREDGEPHESGAYTGKLVEAFPGKEGNLLSVKQIITHD; encoded by the coding sequence ATGGCGACGAAGGAAGACGTGCAAAAGCTCGCAAGCCTTGCCCGCATCAGGGTGGTCGAGGAGGAACTTCAGAAATTCACCGAAGAATTCGACTCCATTCTCGCGTACGTGGGGAAGCTCGAGGAGCTTGCGATCGATACGAAAGGGGCGCAGGGGCTTCCGGCGCTCCGGAACGTATTTCGCGAAGACGGCGAACCGCACGAGTCCGGGGCGTACACCGGAAAGCTTGTCGAGGCATTTCCCGGGAAGGAGGGCAATCTGCTTTCCGTAAAGCAGATCATCACGCATGACTAA
- a CDS encoding fasciclin domain-containing protein, which produces MNDSMGMMVGGAMMLPSKNIVENAMMANNVTTLVAAVKAAGLAETLSGAGPFTVFAPTNDAFAKLPAGTVETLLMPENKERLVGILTYHVVPGSWMAGSLAEGEQKVKTVNGKELTITKKGGTVWVNEAMVEMADIVSSNGVTHLIDTVLMP; this is translated from the coding sequence ATGAACGATTCCATGGGGATGATGGTCGGCGGCGCCATGATGCTGCCCTCCAAGAATATCGTCGAGAATGCGATGATGGCGAACAACGTCACGACGCTCGTCGCCGCCGTCAAAGCGGCGGGGCTCGCCGAGACGCTTTCCGGTGCCGGGCCCTTTACCGTCTTTGCTCCCACAAACGATGCGTTCGCGAAACTGCCCGCGGGTACCGTCGAAACGCTGCTCATGCCGGAAAACAAGGAACGGCTGGTTGGCATTCTAACGTACCATGTCGTGCCGGGCTCCTGGATGGCGGGCTCCCTTGCCGAAGGGGAACAGAAAGTCAAAACGGTGAACGGCAAGGAGCTCACGATCACCAAAAAGGGCGGGACAGTGTGGGTAAACGAAGCGATGGTAGAGATGGCGGACATCGTTTCTTCAAACGGCGTTACCCACCTTATCGACACGGTTCTGATGCCGTAA
- a CDS encoding class I SAM-dependent methyltransferase: MRAYEQDALDAYERAGERYDRQTAAFKDRIAYPDIAAMLTERLGSLAGKTLLDVGCGSGGLVEALEKTGAICRGIDLSPSFIARGTARGLPLMEGSMLALPYADQSFDAAVSFHSLNYLPYEEQGAAVAEQWRVLRPGGTVLAACFFALNEVPGGLTFSTLGEAFRLYPRPKESLEKLFGACGFLNARALPVTAPRSALTSLLETARDEDEVAILRMASVQPYALIVTGTK; this comes from the coding sequence ATGCGTGCATATGAACAAGACGCGCTTGATGCCTACGAGCGCGCGGGAGAACGCTACGACCGGCAGACCGCGGCGTTCAAGGACAGGATCGCGTATCCGGATATCGCGGCCATGCTTACGGAACGGCTCGGTTCGCTTGCCGGAAAAACGTTGCTCGATGTCGGCTGCGGTTCGGGCGGTCTCGTCGAGGCGCTCGAAAAAACGGGGGCCATCTGCCGCGGCATCGACCTCTCGCCAAGCTTCATCGCGCGCGGAACGGCGCGCGGGCTCCCGCTTATGGAAGGTTCGATGCTCGCGCTTCCCTATGCCGACCAGTCCTTCGATGCGGCGGTTTCTTTCCATTCGCTCAACTACCTGCCGTACGAGGAACAAGGAGCCGCGGTTGCGGAGCAGTGGCGCGTGCTACGCCCCGGAGGTACGGTCCTTGCCGCATGCTTCTTCGCTTTGAACGAAGTGCCGGGCGGGCTAACGTTCTCGACGCTCGGGGAAGCGTTTCGGCTTTACCCGCGTCCGAAAGAGAGTCTTGAAAAACTCTTCGGCGCATGCGGCTTCTTAAACGCACGCGCTCTTCCCGTAACCGCGCCGCGAAGCGCGCTCACCAGCCTGCTCGAAACCGCACGCGACGAGGACGAAGTCGCGATTCTGCGGATGGCAAGCGTCCAGCCGTATGCGCTTATCGTTACCGGAACGAAATGA
- a CDS encoding ATP-binding protein: MHLPVITLGLEQAILFAIAAVNLSIGALVLSKNPKNVVNMSFFAFVLGTALWMSGISLLYVTHNFAFDKMALGGGIVMLFGMTLFARTFASREPVSFRFAWFFLPLACTALLLPFGLYILGIVVDENGIIHAILGPLFPVYALANIGHVSATLWFLSRNLSVARGKQRMQILYLAVGIFIFAGSFIVFDLIFPYLGMYQLNLLGPASSIAFVALTAYAIVRHQLMDIRVVIQRGLIYSALLGLITGFYLVAITAFGSLGAQSGTAAFLGGTVTAAVGIFSAPLIERCFRRMTDRIFFKDTYDYAEALRNLSEVLYTSVDFGELTARAEAALITIFRASSVRISVPDSDADEEDPSGRTMYVPIAFEGATVGAIRIGEKRSGDAYTSEDAKLLATFAYQAATALSRARLYEQVKRHAEELEQKVAERTEELRRAQESQRQMLNDISHNLQTPLAIFQTKIERLKRILVNDGEVAGFEQSLSALSNFIYDLLSLANLDQAASEGTEDVPLTQLCAEIAEELVIIAAPRGIEVTSAIEPGIVVRGNAKRLREAVMNIASNAVKYMRAEGRKEIRIALARADGGTELSISDTGIGILPEDRERVFERFYRGKNTPYDARGTGLGLAFAKRIIEQQGGSIAVESELGEGTRMRIRFPDRK; this comes from the coding sequence ATGCATCTGCCCGTGATTACGCTCGGTCTTGAACAGGCGATCCTGTTCGCCATCGCCGCGGTCAATCTCTCTATCGGCGCGCTCGTGCTCTCCAAGAACCCGAAAAACGTCGTGAACATGTCCTTCTTCGCGTTCGTGCTTGGCACGGCGCTCTGGATGTCCGGTATTTCGCTTCTCTATGTCACGCACAACTTCGCGTTCGACAAGATGGCGCTTGGCGGCGGGATCGTGATGCTCTTTGGCATGACGCTCTTCGCGCGGACCTTCGCTTCCCGGGAACCCGTATCATTCCGATTCGCCTGGTTCTTCCTTCCGCTTGCGTGTACGGCGCTCCTTCTGCCGTTCGGCCTCTACATACTCGGCATCGTCGTCGACGAAAACGGTATCATCCACGCGATTCTCGGGCCCCTCTTTCCCGTCTACGCGCTCGCCAATATCGGACACGTGTCCGCGACGCTGTGGTTTTTGAGCCGGAATCTCTCCGTTGCGCGCGGGAAGCAGCGGATGCAGATCCTCTACCTCGCGGTCGGCATATTCATTTTTGCCGGAAGCTTCATCGTGTTCGATCTCATTTTCCCGTATCTCGGCATGTACCAGCTCAACCTGCTTGGACCGGCCTCCTCGATCGCGTTCGTCGCCCTTACGGCCTACGCCATCGTCCGGCATCAGCTCATGGATATCCGCGTCGTCATCCAGCGCGGTCTTATCTACAGCGCGCTTCTCGGTCTTATCACCGGGTTCTATCTCGTGGCCATCACCGCATTCGGCTCGCTCGGGGCGCAGTCGGGTACCGCCGCATTCCTTGGCGGCACCGTCACGGCCGCGGTCGGCATCTTCAGCGCTCCCCTCATTGAGCGCTGCTTCCGCAGGATGACCGACAGGATTTTCTTCAAGGACACCTACGACTATGCCGAGGCGCTCCGGAACCTGAGCGAGGTGCTCTACACGAGCGTCGACTTCGGCGAACTCACCGCCAGGGCCGAGGCCGCGCTTATTACCATCTTCCGCGCATCGTCCGTCCGCATCTCCGTTCCCGATTCGGACGCGGATGAAGAAGACCCGAGCGGAAGAACGATGTACGTGCCGATAGCGTTCGAAGGCGCGACCGTCGGCGCCATACGCATCGGCGAGAAACGATCGGGAGACGCGTACACGAGCGAGGACGCCAAACTGCTCGCCACGTTCGCGTACCAGGCCGCGACCGCGCTTTCGCGCGCCCGCCTGTACGAGCAGGTCAAGCGGCATGCCGAAGAGCTCGAGCAAAAAGTCGCGGAGCGTACCGAGGAACTGCGCCGGGCGCAGGAAAGCCAGCGGCAGATGCTTAACGATATTTCCCATAATCTCCAGACCCCGCTCGCCATTTTCCAGACCAAGATCGAACGGCTGAAGCGCATTCTCGTGAACGACGGCGAGGTTGCGGGCTTCGAGCAGTCGCTCTCGGCGCTCTCGAACTTCATCTACGACCTCCTGTCGCTCGCGAACCTCGACCAGGCCGCAAGCGAGGGGACGGAAGACGTCCCGCTTACGCAGTTGTGCGCGGAGATCGCGGAGGAACTCGTTATCATCGCCGCGCCGCGCGGCATAGAGGTCACGAGCGCCATCGAGCCCGGCATCGTCGTCCGCGGAAACGCAAAACGGCTGCGCGAGGCGGTCATGAACATCGCGAGCAACGCGGTCAAGTACATGCGCGCCGAAGGCCGTAAAGAAATACGGATCGCGCTCGCGCGGGCAGACGGCGGAACCGAGCTCTCCATATCCGATACGGGCATCGGCATCCTGCCGGAGGACCGGGAACGCGTTTTCGAGCGCTTTTACCGCGGCAAGAACACACCCTATGACGCGCGAGGCACCGGCCTCGGTCTCGCGTTCGCGAAGCGCATCATCGAACAGCAGGGCGGATCGATCGCCGTCGAAAGCGAGCTCGGCGAAGGCACGAGAATGCGGATACGGTTCCCTGATCGAAAGTAA
- a CDS encoding IS1595 family transposase, which translates to MYTLKQIPSEAQIRKFLRRTLFGKNVFCPSCRSRRIEKQQERYRCRTCRIRFSLTSHTWLSNLKLPLEQWWVLLWCWTIQEPVRQAVTLSGLPERTVRRWYATFRLHLPQETHVLERIVQMDEAYFKNAALVMAKQKGTRKLAFEVFHGRYPTKTDAVSFLFEHVAPGSELWTDGGSIYKNISQRWPVSHQRDIHSKFEFEHTSEIEGMFGVYRTFVRRMYHHHWSENLEEYVREFCFRFSSPEIFNSPRIYLTKSLTLVPTCS; encoded by the coding sequence ATGTACACTCTCAAACAGATACCGAGCGAAGCGCAGATTCGGAAGTTCTTGCGCCGTACGCTCTTCGGCAAGAACGTGTTCTGTCCTTCGTGCCGGTCACGAAGGATCGAAAAGCAACAGGAGCGGTATCGGTGCCGCACGTGCCGCATCCGCTTCTCCCTCACCTCGCACACCTGGCTCTCGAATCTGAAGCTCCCCCTCGAGCAGTGGTGGGTGCTGCTCTGGTGCTGGACCATACAAGAGCCGGTACGCCAAGCCGTCACGCTCTCTGGCCTTCCGGAACGCACGGTCAGGCGTTGGTATGCCACCTTCAGGCTCCATTTGCCCCAGGAAACCCATGTGCTCGAACGTATCGTCCAAATGGACGAAGCGTACTTCAAAAACGCCGCGCTCGTCATGGCCAAGCAGAAAGGTACGAGAAAGCTCGCCTTCGAGGTATTCCACGGCAGGTACCCAACCAAGACTGATGCCGTCTCATTCCTGTTCGAGCATGTGGCGCCGGGAAGCGAGCTCTGGACCGATGGCGGGTCGATATACAAGAACATCAGCCAACGCTGGCCGGTGTCGCACCAGCGAGATATTCACTCCAAATTCGAGTTCGAGCACACCTCTGAGATCGAGGGAATGTTCGGGGTATACCGCACCTTCGTGCGCAGGATGTATCATCATCACTGGAGCGAGAACTTGGAGGAATACGTGAGGGAATTCTGCTTCAGATTTTCCTCGCCGGAAATCTTCAATTCGCCCCGTATTTACTTAACGAAATCACTCACGCTTGTGCCAACTTGTTCTTAA
- a CDS encoding response regulator transcription factor gives MRILVVEDEPKIARFLKDSLESEYFAVDIAEDGEKGSYLGRINDYDLVVLDNMLPKKEGLQVCTEIRASGKTMPILVVSVKTDTTRKIALLNAGADDYLAKPFALEELLARIRALLRRPAAIEKEVLRVEDLTLDTKGCTVTRGKKSITLTRKEFMLLEYLMKNEGIVLSRGMILEHVWDMNIDIFSNTIESHILSLRKKIGDTGKDRLIRTVPGRGYKIEAR, from the coding sequence ATGAGAATACTCGTTGTCGAAGATGAACCGAAAATAGCCCGCTTTCTCAAGGACTCGCTCGAGTCCGAGTATTTCGCGGTCGACATCGCCGAAGACGGCGAGAAAGGTTCGTATCTCGGCCGGATAAACGACTACGATCTCGTCGTGCTCGACAACATGCTGCCGAAGAAGGAAGGGCTCCAGGTATGCACCGAGATACGCGCGAGCGGCAAGACCATGCCGATACTCGTGGTCTCGGTCAAAACCGACACGACCCGGAAAATCGCCCTTCTGAATGCCGGGGCGGACGATTATCTCGCAAAGCCTTTCGCGCTCGAGGAACTTCTAGCCCGTATCCGCGCGCTTCTGCGGCGTCCGGCGGCCATCGAAAAGGAAGTCCTCAGGGTGGAAGACCTGACGCTCGACACCAAGGGCTGCACGGTGACGCGCGGGAAGAAATCGATCACCCTCACGCGCAAGGAGTTTATGCTGCTCGAATACCTCATGAAAAACGAAGGCATCGTGCTCTCCCGCGGCATGATCCTCGAGCATGTCTGGGACATGAATATCGACATCTTCTCGAACACCATCGAATCGCACATCCTGAGCCTCCGGAAGAAAATCGGCGACACCGGAAAGGACCGGCTCATCCGCACCGTGCCCGGCAGAGGCTACAAGATCGAAGCGCGCTGA
- a CDS encoding ThiF family adenylyltransferase — protein MSGQHNSLTVIEGMDIPEDLPQASVLRLLPKDADEEYYRNRTDRNWGWITRNEQAMLQDAVVGIAGCGGMGGLLLPAFLRAGVGEVRTADCETFDVSNINRQFGAKRRTVGMSKALTTARDAREVTDDTTVVVYPQGIDETTVDHFLAGCDVVLDEIELLTLDARILLHERGRAEGVPLFNCNTVGFCTNLFLYTPQSMTMEEAVGFGYEEAKRLRASAGAGDTEAGRMIAEAILGAVVPDLPEYSPETAEANAAAFYRRIFEEGKAPIIATNPIMAAGFLANRVLLHLLRNSGVRRNIAHVPPMAGYMQFDAATMQAKVVSEGWVPRAVRR, from the coding sequence ATGTCTGGGCAACACAATTCGCTTACGGTTATCGAGGGGATGGACATCCCGGAAGATCTGCCGCAAGCAAGCGTGCTTCGGCTGCTTCCGAAAGACGCAGACGAAGAGTACTACCGCAACCGCACCGACCGGAACTGGGGTTGGATCACGAGAAACGAGCAGGCCATGCTCCAGGACGCCGTCGTCGGCATCGCCGGCTGCGGGGGGATGGGAGGGCTGCTTCTGCCAGCCTTCCTGCGGGCGGGCGTCGGCGAAGTGCGTACGGCCGATTGCGAGACGTTCGATGTCTCGAATATCAACCGGCAGTTCGGCGCGAAGCGCCGGACGGTCGGCATGTCGAAGGCGCTCACGACCGCGCGCGATGCGCGCGAAGTCACCGACGACACGACGGTCGTCGTCTATCCGCAGGGAATCGACGAGACGACCGTCGATCACTTCCTTGCGGGCTGCGACGTGGTGCTCGACGAGATCGAGCTCCTCACGCTTGACGCGCGCATCCTGCTCCATGAGCGGGGAAGGGCGGAGGGTGTACCGCTCTTCAACTGCAACACGGTCGGATTCTGCACTAACCTCTTCCTCTACACGCCGCAGAGCATGACGATGGAAGAAGCGGTCGGATTCGGCTACGAAGAAGCGAAGCGGCTGCGCGCGAGCGCTGGCGCGGGCGATACGGAGGCGGGGCGCATGATCGCGGAAGCGATTCTCGGAGCGGTGGTTCCGGATCTTCCGGAATACAGCCCGGAGACAGCGGAAGCGAACGCCGCGGCCTTCTACCGCCGGATCTTCGAGGAAGGGAAAGCGCCGATCATCGCTACGAATCCGATAATGGCGGCGGGTTTTCTCGCGAACCGCGTCCTCCTGCATTTGCTCCGGAATTCGGGCGTCAGGCGCAACATCGCGCACGTACCTCCGATGGCCGGATATATGCAGTTCGACGCCGCAACCATGCAGGCGAAGGTCGTCTCGGAAGGGTGGGTGCCCCGTGCAGTCCGGCGCTGA